In the Tautonia rosea genome, one interval contains:
- a CDS encoding DUF1501 domain-containing protein has protein sequence MAFEPIDRRTMLRRASAFATAGGLGMYRQLSIAAAANEGHPLAPRPGHFPSKAKHLIIFFMTGGFSHLDTFDYKPKLQADHDKEVGRNKVLASPYAFRPRGESGKMVSELFEHVGGVIDDFCFLHTVHGDSAGHSAATLGMHTGSVTIPLPSIGSWVSYGLGTRNTNLPSFVVLAEKEPYNGFQVWDSNFLPAYHKGVRVIPGDNPLPDVQSPVASVSRRELEGLMLRDLNEAHLSRRDGDAMLASRMATFDTAYGLMREAPEAFDLSGETSETLDLYGARTDQPGSFAAQCLTARRLVERGVRVVELFDVGSNTNWDSHNNIDDHRKLSKNVDQPIAALIADLKRRGMLDETLIVGCSEFGRTPWQDLTPVGRGHHSRCFTCFLAGGGVKGGVSYGVSDEYGNAPAENPVHVHDFHATILHLMGMDHTRLTYRYSGRDYRLTDVYGKVVHDIIA, from the coding sequence ATGGCGTTTGAACCGATCGACCGCCGGACCATGCTCCGCCGCGCCTCTGCGTTCGCCACGGCCGGCGGGCTGGGAATGTATCGGCAACTCTCGATTGCCGCCGCCGCTAACGAGGGGCACCCGCTTGCCCCTCGCCCCGGCCACTTCCCGAGCAAGGCGAAGCACCTGATCATCTTCTTCATGACCGGCGGATTCTCGCATCTCGATACGTTTGACTACAAGCCAAAGCTCCAGGCCGACCACGACAAGGAGGTCGGCCGGAACAAGGTGCTGGCCTCCCCGTATGCGTTCCGCCCCCGGGGTGAGTCGGGCAAGATGGTCAGCGAGCTGTTCGAGCACGTCGGCGGCGTGATCGACGACTTCTGTTTCCTGCACACCGTCCACGGCGACTCGGCTGGGCACTCGGCCGCCACGCTGGGCATGCACACCGGATCGGTCACAATCCCCTTGCCGAGCATCGGCTCTTGGGTCAGCTACGGTCTGGGCACGCGCAACACGAACCTCCCTTCGTTCGTCGTCCTGGCTGAAAAAGAGCCGTACAACGGCTTCCAGGTCTGGGATTCGAACTTCCTGCCCGCCTATCACAAGGGGGTCCGCGTGATCCCCGGCGACAACCCCCTGCCCGACGTCCAGAGCCCCGTCGCGTCCGTCTCGCGCCGCGAGCTTGAAGGCCTGATGCTCCGCGACCTGAACGAGGCCCACCTCTCCCGCCGCGACGGCGACGCCATGCTTGCCTCCCGGATGGCCACGTTTGACACGGCCTACGGCCTGATGCGCGAGGCTCCCGAAGCCTTCGACCTTTCGGGCGAAACCTCCGAAACCCTTGACCTCTACGGCGCCAGGACCGACCAGCCCGGCTCCTTCGCCGCTCAGTGCCTGACCGCCCGTCGCCTGGTTGAGCGGGGCGTCCGCGTGGTCGAGCTGTTCGACGTCGGCTCAAACACCAACTGGGATAGTCATAACAACATCGATGACCACCGAAAATTGTCAAAGAATGTCGATCAGCCGATTGCTGCGCTCATCGCCGACCTGAAGCGTCGAGGGATGCTCGACGAGACCTTGATCGTCGGCTGCTCCGAGTTCGGCCGGACCCCCTGGCAGGATCTCACCCCCGTCGGCCGAGGGCATCATAGCCGCTGCTTCACCTGCTTCCTGGCCGGTGGCGGCGTTAAAGGGGGGGTCAGCTACGGCGTCTCTGACGAGTACGGCAACGCCCCTGCCGAAAACCCGGTCCACGTCCACGACTTCCACGCCACCATCCTGCACCTGATGGGCATGGATCACACCCGCCTGACCTACCGCTACTCCGGCCGCGACTACCGCCTGACCGACGTTTACGGCAAGGTCGTCCACGACATCATCGCCTGA
- a CDS encoding DUF58 domain-containing protein, whose amino-acid sequence MPPNTPPDPTADLDPEALARFGRLELLAKLVVEGVVSGLHRSPFKGFSVEFAEHRPYGPGDEIRHIDWRAFGKTDRYYVREYEEETNLKAYLVLDTSGSMAFAGRTIAKLEQARRLAASLAYLMIRQRDAVGLVTFDGEVRSMIPARSAPGHFSVLCRAMEQATPGGEAPLHRVLHALAERIRRRGLIVIFSDGLDDLDALCQSLRHLRHRHHEVLFFQILAPEEESFDFAGPVRFQDLEVSGRAMRVDPSSLRRTYLERFQTHCRLLRERLLGMRADYQYAPTSEPPERILLDYLARRTGRAHGLPRS is encoded by the coding sequence ATGCCCCCGAACACGCCTCCCGACCCGACGGCCGACCTCGATCCCGAAGCGCTGGCGCGGTTCGGGAGGCTGGAATTGCTGGCAAAGCTGGTGGTCGAGGGGGTGGTAAGCGGATTGCACCGGAGCCCGTTCAAGGGGTTCTCGGTCGAGTTCGCCGAGCATCGGCCGTATGGGCCGGGGGATGAGATTCGGCATATCGACTGGCGGGCGTTTGGCAAGACGGATCGGTATTACGTCCGCGAATATGAAGAAGAAACGAATCTGAAAGCGTACCTTGTGCTCGATACGTCGGGCAGCATGGCCTTTGCTGGTCGGACGATTGCGAAGCTGGAGCAGGCGAGGCGGCTGGCGGCATCACTGGCCTACTTGATGATTCGTCAGCGCGATGCGGTGGGGCTGGTGACGTTCGACGGCGAGGTGCGGTCGATGATTCCGGCGCGATCGGCTCCGGGGCACTTCTCGGTCCTTTGCCGGGCGATGGAGCAGGCGACGCCGGGCGGAGAGGCACCGTTGCACCGGGTTTTGCACGCTCTGGCCGAGCGGATTCGACGGCGAGGCTTGATCGTGATCTTTTCCGATGGGCTGGATGACCTCGATGCGCTTTGCCAGTCACTCCGGCACCTCAGGCATCGGCATCATGAGGTTCTGTTCTTCCAGATCCTTGCGCCTGAGGAAGAATCGTTCGACTTCGCCGGACCCGTCCGGTTCCAGGATCTGGAGGTGAGCGGCCGGGCCATGCGGGTCGACCCGTCGAGCCTGCGACGGACCTACCTGGAGCGATTCCAGACGCACTGCCGATTGCTCCGGGAGCGACTGCTGGGCATGAGGGCCGACTACCAGTACGCCCCGACCTCCGAGCCTCCCGAACGCATCTTGCTCGACTACCTCGCCCGCCGCACGGGCCGAGCACATGGTCTGCCCCGATCCTGA
- a CDS encoding AAA family ATPase, giving the protein MPEPEPSPSLSPSSEKPDDLAALADLAESYRTMRSEIAKVIIGQDEVVEQLLISLFAKGHVLLVGVPGLAKTLLVGTVAKILHLSFRRIQFTPDMMPSDITGTDILQDDPETGRRHFVFIRGPLFANVVLADEVNRTPPKTQAALLEAMQERHVSAGGQTFDLPDPFFVLATQNPIEQEGTYPLPEAQLDRFMLNVRVPYPTPDEELEILRRTTGEPSPDPEAFLTADTILTLQRLVRRVPVPDHVFRYARDLVRASRPDQPEATAFVRTNVSWGAGPRAGQALILCAKARAVLHGRFAAGIDDVNAVARPVLRHRIVTTFHAEAEGIDADRVIGQLLDDVPNPLATAADRLTGAR; this is encoded by the coding sequence ATGCCCGAGCCCGAGCCTTCCCCTTCCCTATCTCCTTCCTCTGAGAAGCCCGACGACCTGGCCGCGCTGGCCGACCTGGCCGAGTCGTATCGGACGATGCGATCGGAGATCGCCAAGGTGATCATCGGCCAGGATGAGGTGGTCGAGCAGTTACTGATCAGCCTGTTCGCAAAGGGGCATGTGTTGCTCGTGGGCGTCCCGGGGCTGGCCAAGACGTTGCTTGTGGGGACGGTGGCGAAGATCTTGCATCTGAGCTTCCGGAGGATTCAGTTCACGCCGGACATGATGCCCTCGGACATCACCGGGACCGATATTCTGCAGGACGACCCCGAGACGGGTCGCAGGCATTTTGTGTTCATTCGGGGTCCGTTGTTTGCCAACGTGGTACTGGCCGACGAGGTGAACCGGACGCCTCCGAAAACACAGGCGGCCCTGCTCGAAGCGATGCAGGAGCGGCACGTTTCGGCCGGGGGGCAGACGTTCGACCTGCCCGACCCGTTCTTCGTCCTGGCCACGCAGAACCCGATCGAGCAGGAAGGGACGTATCCCTTGCCCGAGGCCCAGCTCGACCGCTTTATGCTCAACGTTCGCGTGCCGTATCCGACCCCCGATGAGGAGCTGGAAATTCTCCGACGGACGACCGGAGAGCCCAGCCCCGACCCCGAAGCCTTCCTGACGGCCGACACGATATTGACGCTGCAACGCCTTGTGCGACGGGTGCCCGTTCCCGACCACGTCTTCCGCTACGCCCGCGACCTTGTCCGCGCGAGTCGTCCCGACCAGCCCGAGGCCACGGCGTTTGTCCGCACGAATGTTTCGTGGGGAGCCGGCCCGAGGGCAGGTCAGGCGCTCATCCTTTGCGCCAAGGCCCGAGCCGTCTTGCATGGCCGGTTCGCGGCCGGCATCGACGACGTGAACGCCGTCGCTCGTCCCGTCTTGCGGCACCGGATCGTCACCACCTTCCACGCCGAGGCCGAGGGGATCGACGCCGACCGCGTGATCGGCCAGTTGCTCGACGACGTGCCCAACCCGCTGGCAACCGCGGCCGATCGGCTGACGGGTGCTCGATAA
- a CDS encoding metallophosphoesterase family protein: protein MPRFLHTADIHLDSPMCGLERYDGAPIDRLRSSTRRALKRMVELAIEQRVDFVLIAGDLYDGTWRDYNTGLFLRKTLEALIDAKIPVFIIAGNHDAQNKMTRSLSLPEGITMLDTDKPQTIPLSELDVMIHGQGFATAAVTQDLSARYPAPTGGCLNIGMLHTCVAGAEGHERYAPCSVEGLRAKGYDYWALGHIHLRHDVAGDPSIVFPGNLQGRHIRETGPKGCLIVDLEPGQEPRSTFHRLDVMRWEVCDLDASDLERPSDLLALVDQELHRLLDEEDDPDRLLAVRVRVLGASRWHEAFVADRARWINEIRAEGLSIDGDRLWIERVKLSTRPLLRASERDGDGPIDALMSLVDSYRSDDQALRDLGDRLADLRRKLPSEFTTGDDPLSLDDPDWLREMLDRAGPLLLHRLRAANEPHS, encoded by the coding sequence ATGCCTCGGTTTCTTCATACGGCAGACATCCACCTCGACAGTCCGATGTGCGGGCTGGAGCGGTATGACGGCGCGCCGATCGATCGGCTACGGTCGAGCACGCGGCGGGCCTTGAAGCGCATGGTGGAGCTGGCGATTGAGCAGCGGGTTGATTTCGTCCTGATTGCCGGCGACCTCTACGACGGGACCTGGCGTGATTACAACACGGGGCTGTTTCTTCGCAAGACGCTCGAAGCGCTCATTGATGCGAAGATTCCGGTCTTCATCATCGCGGGCAACCACGATGCGCAGAACAAGATGACCCGGTCCCTCTCGCTGCCCGAGGGGATCACGATGCTCGACACCGACAAACCGCAGACAATTCCCCTGAGCGAGCTGGACGTGATGATTCACGGCCAGGGGTTTGCCACGGCGGCAGTCACGCAGGATCTTTCTGCCCGATACCCGGCGCCGACCGGCGGGTGTCTGAACATCGGCATGCTGCACACCTGCGTGGCCGGGGCCGAGGGGCACGAACGCTACGCACCGTGCTCGGTTGAAGGGTTGCGGGCGAAGGGGTATGACTACTGGGCGCTCGGTCATATTCATCTGAGGCACGACGTGGCGGGGGATCCGTCGATCGTCTTCCCGGGCAACCTGCAAGGGCGGCACATCCGCGAGACGGGGCCGAAAGGGTGCCTGATCGTCGATCTGGAGCCGGGCCAGGAGCCGCGATCGACGTTCCACCGGCTCGATGTGATGCGCTGGGAGGTTTGCGATCTGGACGCCTCGGACCTGGAGCGGCCGAGCGATCTGCTCGCCCTGGTCGATCAGGAACTGCACCGCCTGCTCGACGAGGAGGACGACCCCGACCGCTTGCTGGCGGTGCGGGTCCGGGTGCTGGGGGCGAGTCGTTGGCACGAGGCGTTTGTGGCCGATCGCGCCCGGTGGATCAATGAGATTCGGGCCGAGGGCTTGTCGATCGACGGTGATCGGCTCTGGATCGAGCGGGTGAAGCTCTCGACCCGGCCCTTGCTGCGGGCTTCGGAGCGGGACGGCGACGGCCCGATCGACGCCTTGATGAGCCTGGTCGATTCGTACCGCAGCGACGATCAGGCGCTGCGAGACCTGGGCGATCGGCTGGCGGACCTGAGGCGCAAGCTCCCCTCGGAATTCACGACCGGCGACGACCCATTGAGCCTCGACGACCCGGACTGGCTCCGCGAGATGCTCGACCGGGCCGGGCCGCTCCTCTTGCACCGGCTCCGCGCCGCGAACGAGCCGCACTCATGA
- a CDS encoding PSD1 and planctomycete cytochrome C domain-containing protein: MLNRTASVLMVSAALVCGRGGLEAQAQTPDAASETFFEVKIRPVLAESCVTCHGEVKQNGGLRLDSRQAMLDGGVSGPAIEPGAPEESLLTFAISHEDELLKMPPDEPLSREARDDFAAWIAAGAPWPEAAARAPIEGKTHWAFGPLRPIEPPIDPTGWATEPIDQLIAAKQREAGVYPVDRADRRALIRRATFDLIGLPPEPDRVEAFVNDERPDAYDRLIEELLASPHYGERWGRYWLDLARYADTAGDNSDYPIREAYLYRDYVIDAFNADIPYDRFLHEQLAGDILALEGPEDDYARQVIATGFIAQSKRFGTRKLEDIHQIIEDSLHTTGQVVLGLSMRCARCHDHKFDPISANDYYALYGFFAGAKYPFAGAEEVRRPSEFAPLVPPSRLSEFESQYNETFTRLKAELSSTEAEATEAIGDAGFAAAVEQFVGLPDRIERAEVELSRTTRSQNRRINGVKTELKQLEEAGPEALAPKAYAVRDGEPTDAKFQKGGDPRNLGEVVPRGVLRVLDPSGTIDLPETGSGRLALAKWLTDGPPRDLVARVMVNRLWQHHFGKPIVATPSDFGLRGTPPTHPDLLEWLASDFIASGWSIKEMHRRIMRSETYRLASTRDANNEAIDTGNAWYWRFDRRPLDAEALRDGLLALGGNLKTDRPGPHPFPDVNTWTFTAHHQFKALYPSEHRSVYLMVQRLHPHPYLSLFNGPDAGATTAMRDSSTVSLQALYLLNNTFVHDQAERFADRLVSNLADHDTRLQHAYLLAFGRRPTDDERDRAETFLAQYQASLVAEGCADDRCESEAWSALARAMFASNEFFHVD; the protein is encoded by the coding sequence ATGTTGAATCGGACGGCATCGGTCTTGATGGTTTCGGCGGCGTTGGTCTGCGGGAGAGGCGGCCTCGAAGCCCAGGCCCAGACACCCGATGCAGCCTCGGAAACCTTCTTCGAGGTCAAGATTCGTCCGGTCCTGGCCGAGTCCTGCGTCACCTGCCACGGCGAGGTGAAGCAGAACGGCGGCCTGCGGCTCGATAGTCGGCAGGCAATGCTCGACGGCGGCGTCAGCGGCCCGGCCATCGAGCCGGGTGCTCCTGAAGAAAGCCTGCTCACCTTCGCCATCTCCCACGAGGACGAGCTGCTCAAGATGCCCCCCGACGAGCCCCTTTCCAGGGAGGCTCGAGACGACTTCGCCGCCTGGATCGCCGCTGGTGCCCCCTGGCCCGAGGCGGCCGCTCGCGCGCCGATCGAGGGGAAAACCCACTGGGCCTTCGGGCCGCTCCGCCCGATCGAGCCCCCCATCGATCCGACCGGCTGGGCCACCGAGCCGATCGACCAGCTCATCGCCGCGAAGCAGCGCGAGGCGGGCGTCTACCCCGTCGATCGGGCCGACCGCCGCGCCTTGATCCGTCGCGCCACCTTCGACCTCATCGGCTTGCCTCCCGAGCCGGATCGGGTCGAGGCCTTCGTCAACGACGAACGGCCCGACGCCTACGACCGATTGATCGAGGAGCTTCTCGCCTCGCCTCATTACGGCGAGCGCTGGGGACGCTACTGGCTCGACCTCGCCCGCTACGCCGACACCGCCGGCGATAACTCGGACTACCCGATCCGAGAGGCGTACCTCTACCGCGATTACGTCATCGACGCCTTCAACGCCGACATCCCCTACGACCGGTTCCTTCACGAACAGCTTGCCGGCGACATCCTCGCCCTCGAAGGCCCCGAAGACGACTACGCCCGGCAGGTCATCGCCACCGGGTTCATCGCCCAGTCGAAGCGGTTCGGCACCCGCAAGCTGGAAGACATCCACCAGATTATCGAAGACAGCCTGCACACGACCGGCCAGGTGGTCCTCGGGCTCTCGATGCGATGCGCCCGATGCCACGACCACAAGTTCGACCCGATCAGTGCGAATGACTATTACGCGCTCTATGGCTTCTTCGCCGGTGCGAAGTACCCCTTTGCCGGGGCCGAGGAAGTCCGACGGCCGAGCGAGTTCGCCCCGCTCGTTCCCCCGTCTCGGCTCTCCGAGTTCGAATCGCAGTACAACGAGACATTCACTCGCCTGAAGGCCGAGCTGAGCTCCACCGAGGCCGAGGCAACCGAGGCGATCGGCGATGCCGGCTTCGCCGCCGCGGTCGAGCAGTTCGTCGGCCTCCCCGACCGGATCGAACGGGCCGAGGTCGAGCTGTCGCGGACCACCCGAAGCCAGAACCGCCGCATCAACGGTGTGAAGACCGAGCTGAAACAGCTTGAGGAGGCCGGTCCCGAGGCCCTCGCTCCCAAAGCCTACGCCGTCCGAGACGGCGAGCCGACCGACGCGAAGTTCCAGAAAGGCGGCGACCCGCGCAACCTGGGCGAGGTCGTCCCCCGAGGCGTCCTCCGCGTCCTTGACCCCTCCGGCACCATCGACCTGCCCGAGACCGGCAGCGGCCGCCTGGCCCTGGCCAAGTGGCTGACCGACGGCCCCCCGCGCGATCTGGTCGCTCGGGTCATGGTCAACCGCCTCTGGCAGCACCACTTCGGCAAGCCGATCGTCGCCACCCCGTCCGACTTCGGCCTCCGGGGCACCCCTCCCACCCATCCCGACCTGCTCGAATGGCTCGCGAGCGACTTCATCGCCTCCGGCTGGTCCATCAAGGAGATGCACCGCCGGATCATGCGGTCCGAGACCTACCGCCTCGCTTCGACCCGAGACGCGAACAACGAGGCGATCGACACCGGCAACGCCTGGTACTGGCGGTTCGACCGCCGCCCGCTCGACGCCGAGGCCCTCCGCGACGGCCTCCTTGCCCTCGGTGGCAACCTGAAGACCGATCGCCCCGGCCCGCACCCGTTCCCGGATGTCAACACGTGGACCTTCACCGCGCACCATCAATTCAAGGCGCTCTATCCGTCGGAACACCGAAGCGTCTACCTGATGGTCCAGCGGCTCCACCCCCACCCGTATCTCTCCCTGTTCAACGGGCCGGATGCCGGGGCCACAACCGCCATGCGAGACAGCTCGACCGTTTCGCTCCAGGCCCTCTATCTGCTCAACAACACGTTCGTCCACGACCAGGCCGAGCGGTTCGCCGATCGGCTCGTGAGCAACCTGGCCGACCACGACACCCGGCTCCAACACGCGTATCTGCTTGCCTTCGGCCGCCGGCCGACCGACGACGAACGCGACCGGGCCGAGACCTTCCTTGCCCAGTATCAGGCCAGCCTCGTTGCTGAGGGCTGCGCCGACGACCGCTGCGAGTCGGAAGCCTGGTCGGCCCTCGCCCGCGCCATGTTCGCTTCCAACGAATTCTTTCACGTGGATTAA
- a CDS encoding ATP-binding protein, whose amino-acid sequence MRLRRLDLLAFGPFTDLSLDLSAGSFGLHLIHGPNEAGKSSTLRAIHDLFYGIPHRSSDNFVHEHNQMCVGAEIEDRAGNVLAFQRRKKNKNALTSSDDPATTIEGETLDRFLGGVDAETFEALFGIDHERLVKGGKAILEGEGQVGQLLFAAGSGLTGLKAATGTLQKELESLFKPKGQIPEINRLLSELTALRKQVQESQLPSDEWNRHHEGLRDAMRAKEEYDLARQDRSRARNRLVRIQSALKPIAERDELLTRFEGLAHVVPLADDFAERHRSARESLTRALALAEQAKADRDELTASLDAIAVPDDLLAHGETIESLHQRLGAYLKGQHDRPDLRSRQTSDEHFARNLLVELGKPRDLEQAAALRLRGDEPELIRELGREHASIETSLDRHRQAFESQKARLGELTEDLNTIGPEPEITPLRRVVQRCRKLGDPEEELRAWQSAREQEERSLQRALQGLPHWDGSLEELAQLRPPLEETIAEALQAITVHGQRLQQGDRDLATLTRDLEAVEVQIRTLTLEQDVPTEADLAEARFRRDKGWQLVRRSWIDRAAPGDDTAAFIAEFAPGGALDGAFERSLLRADEQADRLRREADRAATLAHHHAQRETLEGRRADLREARERESEALERLRQRWAERLRSLGLPTPLGPEELRGWLRRREAIVEAGEAFRLRDEQIESLQRTINEHREAIASALPAGLEAKGSETEALADRLEHAEAVIAEVEERRTRRKEVEKNVQHARRERDEAERRLLESTRHREQWHGRWGPLMARIGLEPEATPAQADSFLDRIDALFGHLENARGFKARIEGIDRDAREFAQDVAGVCQAIALDLVERPVETTVAELYRRLGEARDRRKHWETTRQNLEAVVAKLRSAEQTILHEQARLEALCQEARCASADELPEAEARAAERSRVERELRRVDDQIRDLSAGASLEEFIAEVKSIDADAIDLRLQELEAELETIEEQRSSLDQTIGGEREWLRSQQGGDDAALAAERTQSLLAELRSKVEDYAALRIAAELLHRGIEQFREEHQGPVIRRAGELFAELTCGSFQGLDFDEDDQGRPVLLGVRNGLRVGVSAMSDGSCDQLYLALRLASLEGWLDRHEPIPLIADDILLNFDDERSAAALRALGELSKRTQVLFFTHHEHLVELAQSKLPPEVLFLHRLERSAVSATA is encoded by the coding sequence ATGAGACTCCGACGCCTCGACCTCCTGGCCTTTGGGCCGTTTACCGACCTGTCGCTCGATCTTTCGGCCGGATCGTTCGGCCTGCATCTGATCCACGGACCGAACGAGGCCGGGAAAAGCTCGACCCTGCGTGCGATTCACGACCTGTTTTACGGCATTCCACACCGATCGAGTGACAACTTTGTTCATGAACACAACCAGATGTGCGTTGGGGCCGAGATTGAAGACCGCGCGGGGAACGTGCTCGCCTTCCAGCGTCGAAAAAAGAACAAGAATGCGTTGACGTCATCCGACGACCCCGCGACGACCATTGAGGGCGAAACGCTTGATCGCTTTCTCGGCGGGGTCGATGCGGAGACTTTCGAGGCGCTCTTCGGGATCGACCACGAACGGCTCGTGAAGGGGGGCAAGGCGATCTTGGAAGGGGAGGGGCAGGTCGGTCAGCTGCTCTTTGCGGCCGGATCGGGCCTGACGGGCCTGAAAGCGGCAACCGGAACGCTTCAAAAGGAACTTGAGAGTCTGTTCAAGCCGAAGGGCCAGATTCCTGAGATCAACCGCTTGCTCTCGGAACTGACGGCGTTGCGCAAGCAGGTTCAGGAGTCGCAACTGCCGAGCGACGAGTGGAACCGGCATCACGAGGGGCTGCGCGATGCGATGCGGGCGAAGGAGGAGTACGACCTCGCTCGCCAGGATCGCTCGCGAGCCCGGAACCGGCTGGTGCGCATTCAAAGCGCGTTGAAGCCGATCGCCGAACGAGACGAGCTGCTCACGCGGTTCGAAGGATTGGCCCATGTCGTCCCGCTTGCCGACGACTTTGCCGAGCGGCACCGATCGGCCCGAGAGTCGCTGACCCGAGCCCTGGCGCTGGCCGAACAGGCGAAGGCGGATCGTGATGAGCTGACCGCTTCACTTGACGCGATCGCCGTTCCCGATGACTTGCTCGCGCACGGGGAGACCATCGAGTCGCTTCACCAGCGGCTGGGAGCGTACCTGAAGGGGCAGCACGACCGGCCCGACCTGCGGTCGAGGCAGACGAGCGACGAGCATTTCGCGCGGAATCTGCTGGTGGAGCTGGGGAAGCCTCGGGATCTGGAGCAGGCCGCGGCGCTTCGGCTCCGAGGGGACGAGCCGGAGCTGATCCGCGAACTCGGGCGCGAACATGCGTCGATTGAAACCAGCCTCGACCGCCATCGGCAGGCGTTCGAGTCGCAGAAGGCTCGCCTGGGGGAATTGACCGAAGACCTCAACACGATTGGTCCGGAGCCGGAGATCACCCCGCTGCGCCGGGTGGTTCAACGGTGCCGGAAGCTCGGTGATCCGGAGGAGGAGTTGCGGGCCTGGCAGTCGGCTCGCGAGCAGGAGGAGCGGAGCCTGCAGCGGGCGCTTCAAGGCTTGCCCCACTGGGACGGTTCACTTGAGGAGCTGGCCCAGCTTCGGCCGCCGCTTGAGGAGACGATTGCCGAGGCGTTGCAGGCGATCACCGTGCATGGGCAGCGGCTCCAGCAAGGTGATCGCGATCTGGCGACCCTGACGCGGGATCTGGAGGCGGTCGAGGTTCAGATTCGCACCTTGACGCTCGAACAAGACGTGCCGACCGAGGCCGATCTGGCCGAGGCCCGATTCCGTCGTGACAAGGGCTGGCAGCTAGTCCGGCGCTCGTGGATCGATCGGGCCGCGCCGGGAGACGACACGGCTGCGTTTATCGCCGAGTTCGCGCCGGGAGGAGCGCTCGACGGGGCCTTCGAGCGTAGCCTGTTGCGGGCAGATGAACAGGCCGACCGGCTCCGCCGCGAGGCTGATCGGGCCGCGACCCTGGCCCATCATCATGCGCAGCGAGAGACGCTCGAAGGCCGCCGGGCTGATCTCCGGGAGGCGAGGGAACGCGAGTCGGAGGCTCTGGAACGCCTCCGGCAACGGTGGGCCGAGCGGCTCCGATCGCTCGGGCTGCCGACTCCACTTGGCCCGGAAGAACTGCGCGGTTGGCTCCGCCGCCGCGAGGCGATTGTGGAGGCTGGAGAGGCGTTCCGGCTGCGGGACGAGCAGATCGAATCCCTTCAACGCACCATCAACGAGCATCGGGAGGCGATCGCCTCGGCCTTGCCGGCGGGCTTGGAGGCGAAGGGGAGCGAGACCGAGGCGCTGGCCGATCGGCTGGAGCACGCCGAGGCCGTGATTGCCGAGGTCGAGGAGCGTCGGACGCGGCGCAAGGAGGTGGAGAAAAACGTCCAGCACGCCCGCCGCGAACGGGACGAGGCCGAGCGGAGGCTCTTGGAATCGACCCGACATCGTGAGCAATGGCACGGCCGATGGGGTCCGTTGATGGCCCGAATCGGGCTCGAACCCGAAGCGACTCCGGCTCAAGCCGACTCGTTTCTGGATCGGATTGACGCCCTGTTCGGCCACCTGGAGAACGCCCGAGGGTTCAAGGCCCGGATTGAAGGGATTGACCGCGACGCCAGGGAATTTGCCCAGGACGTCGCCGGGGTCTGCCAGGCGATCGCCCTTGATCTGGTTGAGCGGCCGGTCGAAACGACTGTGGCCGAGCTGTACCGCCGGCTTGGCGAGGCAAGGGACCGGCGTAAGCATTGGGAAACGACCCGGCAGAATCTTGAAGCCGTGGTCGCGAAGCTTCGATCGGCCGAGCAAACGATTCTTCACGAACAGGCTCGGCTTGAGGCGCTTTGTCAGGAAGCCCGCTGCGCATCGGCCGACGAACTGCCCGAGGCCGAGGCAAGAGCCGCCGAGCGGTCGAGGGTGGAACGCGAACTGCGCCGCGTGGACGATCAGATCCGAGACTTGAGCGCAGGGGCCTCGCTGGAGGAGTTCATCGCCGAGGTGAAATCGATTGATGCGGATGCGATTGATCTGCGACTTCAGGAACTGGAAGCGGAGCTGGAGACGATCGAGGAGCAACGATCGAGCCTGGATCAGACGATCGGCGGCGAGCGGGAGTGGCTGCGATCGCAACAGGGGGGAGACGATGCGGCATTGGCGGCCGAGCGGACGCAGTCGCTGCTGGCCGAGCTGCGGTCGAAGGTGGAGGACTACGCGGCGCTGCGGATCGCCGCCGAGCTGCTGCACCGGGGAATCGAGCAGTTCCGCGAGGAGCACCAAGGGCCGGTCATCCGCCGCGCCGGCGAGCTGTTCGCCGAGCTGACCTGCGGTTCGTTCCAGGGGCTTGACTTCGACGAGGATGACCAGGGGAGGCCCGTCTTGCTCGGCGTGCGGAACGGTCTGCGAGTGGGGGTGTCGGCGATGAGCGACGGCAGTTGCGACCAGCTTTACCTGGCCCTTCGCCTGGCGAGCCTGGAAGGATGGCTCGACCGGCACGAGCCGATTCCCTTGATCGCCGACGACATTCTCTTGAACTTTGATGATGAGCGCTCCGCCGCAGCGCTTCGCGCCCTGGGAGAGCTGTCGAAGCGGACGCAGGTGTTGTTTTTCACGCATCACGAGCATCTGGTGGAGCTGGCCCAATCGAAGCTGCCGCCCGAGGTGTTGTTCCTGCATCGGCTGGAACGTTCGGCCGTTTCGGCGACCGCGTGA